One part of the Ranitomeya imitator isolate aRanImi1 chromosome 10, aRanImi1.pri, whole genome shotgun sequence genome encodes these proteins:
- the LOC138651576 gene encoding multiple epidermal growth factor-like domains protein 10, whose protein sequence is MCAVRRTVLAPPCVQSGGQCWHLHLYSQVGQCWHLHLYSQVGQCWHLHVYSQVGQCWHLHVCSQGGQCWHLHVCSQGGQCWHLHVCSQGGQCWHLHVCSQGGQCWHLHVCSQGGQCWHLHVCSQGGQCWHLHVCSQGGQCWHLHVCSQGRQCWHLHVCSQGRQCWHLHVCSQGRQCWHLHVCSQGRQCWHLHVCSQGGQCWHLHVCSQGRQCWHLHVCSQGRQCWHLHVCSQGGQCWHLHVCSQGRQCWHLHVYSQGRQCWHLHVCSQGGQCWHLHVCSQGRQCWHLHVCSQGGQCWHLHVCSQGGQCWHLHVCSQGGQ, encoded by the exons ATGTGTGCAGTTAGGAGGACAGTGTTGGCACCTCCATGTGTGCAGTCAG GAGGACAGTGTTGGCACCTACATTTGTATAGTCAGGTAGGACAGTGTTGGCACCTACATTTGTATAGTCAGGTAGGACAGTGTTGGCACCTACATGTGTACAGTCAGGTAGGACAGTGTTGGCACCTCCATGTGTGCAGTCAGGGAGGACAGTGTTGGCACCTCCATGTGTGCAGTCAGGGAGGACAGTGTTGGCACCTCCATGTGTGCAGTCAGGGAGGACAGTGTTGGCACCTCCATGTGTGCAGTCAGGGAGGACAGTGTTGGCACCTCCATGTGTGCAGTCAGGGAGGACAGTGTTGGCACCTCCATGTGTGCAGTCAGGGAGGACAGTGTTGGCACCTCCATGTGTGCAGTCAGGGAGGACAGTGTTGGCACCTCCATGTGTGCAGTCAGGGGCGACAGTGTTGGCACCTCCATGTGTGCAGTCAGGGGCGACAGTGTTGGCACCTCCATGTGTGCAGTCAGGGGCGACAGTGTTGGCACCTCCATGTGTGCAGTCAGGGGCGACAGTGTTGGCACCTCCATGTGTGCAGTCAGGGAGGACAGTGTTGGCACCTCCATGTGTGCAGTCAGGGGCGACAGTGTTGGCACCTCCATGTGTGCAGTCAGGGGCGACAGTGTTGGCACCTCCATGTGTGCAGTCAGGGAGGACAGTGTTGGCACCTCCATGTGTGCAGTCAGGGGCGACAGTGTTGGCACCTACATGTGTACAGTCAGGGGCGACAGTGTTGGCACCTCCATGTGTGCAGTCAGGGAGGACAGTGTTGGCACCTCCATGTGTGCAGTCAGGGGCGACAGTGTTGGCACCTCCATGTGTGCAGTCAGGGAGGACAGTGTTGGCACCTCCATGTGTGCAGTCAGGGAGGACAGTGTTGGCACCTCCATGTGTGCAGTCAGGGAGGACAGTGA
- the LOC138651577 gene encoding uncharacterized protein — MLPPPAERDPQYSAPTPSPPPAERDPQYSAPTPSPPPAERDPLYSAPTPSPPPAERDPQYSAPTPSPPPAERDPHPPPAERDPLYSAPTPSPPPAERDPQYSAPTPSPPPAERDPQYSAPTPSPPPAERDPQYSAPTPSPPPAERDPLYSAPTPSPPPAQRDPQYSAPTLSPPPAQRDPQYSAPTPSPPPAERDPQYSAPTPSPPPAQRDPQYSAPTLSPPPAERDPQYSAPTPSPPPAQRDPQYSAPTLSPPPAQRDPQYSTPTPSPPPAQRDPTVFCTHPEPSTSSEGPPVLCTHPKPSTSSEGPPVLCTHPKPSTSSEGPPPSTSSEGPQYSAPTPSPPPAQRDPQYSAPTLSPPPALSDPQYSAPTPSPPPAQRDPQYSAPTPSPPPAQRDPQYSAPTPSPPPAQRDHQYSAPTPSPPPAERDPQYSAPLSPPPAQRDPQYSAPTPSPPPAQRDPQYSAPTPSPPPAERDPQYSAPTPSPPPAQRDPQYSAPTPSPPPAQRDPLYSACTPSPPPAQRDPQYSAPTLSPPPALSDPQYSAPTPSPPPAERDPLYSAPTPSPPPAQRDPQYSAPTPSPPPAQRDPQYSAPTLSPPPALSDPQYSAPTPSPPPAQRDPQYSAPTPSPPPAQRDPQYSAPTPSPPPAQRDPQYSAPTPSPPPAQRDPQYSAPTPSPPPAQRDPQYSAPTPSPPPAQRDHQYSAPTPSPPPAERDPQYSAPLSPPPAQRDPQYSAPTPSPPPAQRDPQYSAPTPSPPPAERDPQYSAPTPSPPPAQRDPQYSAPTPSPPPAERDPQYSAPTPSPPPAQRDPQYSAPTPSPPPAQRDLQYSAPTPSPPPAQRDPQYSAPTPSPPPAQRDPQYSALL, encoded by the exons CCCTCCACCAGCTGAGAGGGACCCCCTGTACTCTGCACCCACCCCGAGCCCTCCACCAGCTGAGAGGGACCCCCAGTACTCTGCACCCACCCCAAGCCCTCCACCAGCTGAGAGGGACCCCCAGTACTCTGCACCCACCCCGAGCCCTCCACCAGCTGAGAGGGACCCCCAGTACTCTGCACCCACCCCGAGCCCTCCACCAGCTGAGAGGGACCCCCTGTACTCTGCACCCACCCCAAGCCCTCCACCAGCTCAGAGGGACCCCCAGTACTCTGCACCCACCCTGAGCCCTCCACCAGCTCAGAGGGACCCCCAGTATTCTGCACCCACCCCGAGCCCTCCACCAGCTGAGAGGGATCCCCAGTACTCTGCACCCACCCCGAGCCCTCCACCAGCTCAGAGGGACCCCCAGTACTCTGCTCCCACCCTGAGCCCTCCCCCAGCTGAGAGGGACCCCCAGTACTCTGCACCCACCCCGAGCCCTCCACCAGCTCAGAGGGACCCCCAGTACTCTGCTCCCACCCTGAGCCCTCCACCAGCTCAGAGGGACCCCCAGTACTCTACACCGACCCCGAGCCCTCCACCAGCTCAGAGGGACCCCACCGTATTCTGCACCCACCCCGAGCCCTCCACCAGCTCAGAGGGACCCCCTGTACTCTGCACGCACCCCAAGCCCTCCACCAGCTCAGAGGGACCCCCAGTACTCTGCACCCACCCCAAGCCCTCCACCAGCTCAGAGGGACCCCCA CCCTCCACCAGCTCAGAGGGACCCCAGTACTCTGCACCCACCCCAAGCCCTCCACCAGCTCAGAGGGACCCCCAGTACTCTGCACCCACCCTGAGCCCTCCCCCAGCTCTGAGTGACCCCCAGTATTCTGCACCCACCCCGAGCCCTCCACCAGCTCAGAGGGACCCCCAGTACTCTGCACCCACCCCGAGCCCTCCACCAGCTCAGAGGGACCCCCAGTACTCTGCACCCACCCCGAGCCCTCCACCAGCTCAGAGGGACCACCAGTACTCTGCACCCACCCCGAGCCCTCCACCAGCTGAGAGGGACCCCCAGTACTCTGCACCCCTGAGCCCTCCACCAGCTCAGAGGGACCCCCAGTATTCTGCACCCACCCCAAGCCCTCCACCAGCTCAGAGGGACCCCCAGTACTCTGCACCCACCCCGAGCCCTCCCCCAGCTGAGAGGGACCCCCAGTACTCTGCACCCACCCCGAGCCCTCCACCAGCTCAGAGGGACCCCCAGTATTCTGCACCCACCCCGAGCCCTCCACCAGCTCAGAGGGACCCCCTGTACTCTGCATGCACCCCAAGCCCTCCACCAGCTCAGAGGGACCCCCAGTACTCTGCACCCACCCTGAGCCCTCCACCAGCTCTGAGTGACCCCCAGTATTCTGCACCCACCCCGAGCCCTCCACCAGCTGAGAGGGACCCCCTGTACTCTGCACCCACCCCAAGCCCTCCACCAGCTCAGAGGGACCCCCAGTACTCTGCACCCACCCCGAGCCCTCCACCAGCTCAGAGGGACCCCCAGTACTCTGCACCCACCCTGAGCCCTCCCCCAGCTCTGAGTGACCCCCAGTATTCTGCACCCACCCCGAGCCCTCCACCAGCTCAGAGGGACCCCCAGTACTCTGCACCCACCCCGAGCCCTCCACCAGCTCAGAGGGACCCCCAGTACTCTGCACCCACCCCGAGCCCTCCACCAGCTCAGAGGGACCCCCAGTACTCTGCACCCACCCCGAGCCCTCCACCAGCTCAGAGGGACCCCCAGTACTCTGCACCCACCCCGAGCCCTCCACCAGCTCAGAGGGACCCCCAGTACTCTGCACCCACCCCGAGCCCTCCACCAGCTCAGAGGGACCACCAGTACTCTGCACCCACCCCGAGCCCTCCACCAGCTGAGAGGGACCCCCAGTACTCTGCACCCCTGAGCCCTCCACCAGCTCAGAGGGACCCCCAGTATTCTGCACCCACCCCGAGCCCTCCACCAGCTCAGAGGGACCCCCAGTACTCTGCACCCACCCCGAGCCCTCCCCCAGCTGAGAGGGACCCCCAGTACTCTGCACCCACCCCGAGCCCTCCACCAGCTCAGAGGGACCCCCAGTACTCTGCACCCACCCCGAGCCCTCCCCCAGCTGAGAGGGACCCCCAGTACTCTGCACCCACCCCGAGCCCTCCACCAGCTCAGAGGGACCCCCAGTATTCTGCACCCACCCCGAGCCCTCCACCAGCTCAGAGGGACCTCCAGTACTCTGCACCCACCCCGAGCCCTCCACCAGCTCAGAGGGACCCCCAGTATTCTGCACCCACCCCGAGCCCTCCACCAGCTCAGAGGGACCCCCAGTATTCTGCTCTCCTTTGA